In a single window of the Bacteroides acidifaciens genome:
- a CDS encoding DUF3822 family protein, protein MIDFTKSKQYTLSIRLSTDGFSFSIYNPIHDDSLSIIEKEIESSLSLTANLKTVFHESDFLSHPYKRVNIMMAGKRFTIVPLDLFEEEQAELLFYHNHQKRENETVAYNILQKNNVAVIFSIDKSACTFLKEQYPEARFYSQSTPLIDYFSVKSRLGNSKKMYASVRQEGIDIYCFERGHLLLANSFECTHTEDRIYYLLYAWKQLEFNQERDELHLTGTLPDKEILMNELKKFILQVFIMNPATNIDMQALLTCE, encoded by the coding sequence ATGATTGATTTTACTAAATCAAAACAATATACTTTATCCATCCGTCTTAGTACGGATGGATTTTCTTTTTCTATCTATAACCCGATTCACGACGACTCTCTGTCAATCATAGAGAAAGAGATAGAATCTTCTCTATCCCTCACTGCCAACCTGAAAACAGTTTTCCACGAATCGGACTTCTTAAGCCATCCCTACAAACGAGTGAATATCATGATGGCAGGCAAACGTTTTACGATTGTCCCATTAGATTTGTTTGAAGAGGAACAGGCGGAGCTTTTATTTTATCACAATCACCAGAAACGGGAGAACGAAACGGTGGCTTACAATATTCTACAGAAGAATAATGTGGCGGTCATCTTTAGTATAGACAAAAGTGCCTGCACTTTTCTAAAGGAGCAGTATCCCGAAGCTCGTTTTTACTCCCAATCCACCCCGCTCATTGACTATTTCTCTGTCAAAAGTAGATTGGGAAACAGCAAAAAGATGTACGCTTCCGTACGTCAAGAAGGAATCGACATCTATTGTTTCGAACGAGGACATCTCCTTCTTGCCAACTCCTTTGAATGTACGCATACAGAAGACCGTATCTACTATCTGCTGTATGCTTGGAAGCAACTGGAATTCAATCAGGAACGGGATGAACTGCACCTCACCGGAACGCTCCCGGACAAAGAAATCCTGATGAACGAACTGAAAAAGTTTATCTTGCAGGTATTCATTATGAATCCTGCTACTAATATTGACATGCAAGCCTTATTAACATGCGAGTAA
- a CDS encoding ATP-dependent RecD-like DNA helicase, translated as MINNYLERQIKENFPYQPTLEQEIAVKSLSEFLLSTSVDEVFILRGYAGTGKTSLVGALVKTMDQLQQKSVLLAPTGRAAKVFSAYAGHSAFTIHKKIYRQQSFSNELSNFSINDNLSTNTLFIVDEASMISNEGLSGSVFGTGRLLDDLVQFVYSGQGCRLLLMGDTAQLPPVGEELSPALFTDALKGYGLEVREVDLTQVVRQVQESGILWNATQLRQLIVEDECYSLPKIKVTGFPDIKVVPGTELIDELNNCYDHDGMDETIVICRSNKRANLYNNGIRAQILWREDELNTGDMLMVAKNNYYWTEKYKEMDFIANGEIAIVRRVRRTCEMYGFRFAEVTLRFPDQNDFELDANLLLDTLHSDSPALPKADNDRLFYTVLEDYIDIPNKRDRMKKMKADPYYNALQVKYAYAVTCHKAQGGQWQNVFLDQGYMTDEYLTPDYFRWLYTAFTRATKTLYLVNYPKEQVE; from the coding sequence ATGATAAATAACTATTTAGAAAGGCAAATTAAGGAAAATTTTCCTTACCAACCAACTTTAGAGCAGGAAATTGCTGTAAAATCTCTTTCAGAGTTTCTTTTGTCCACTTCGGTGGACGAAGTTTTTATCCTCAGAGGTTACGCCGGTACAGGTAAAACATCTCTTGTAGGTGCCTTGGTGAAAACGATGGACCAGTTGCAGCAAAAATCAGTTTTGTTGGCTCCGACAGGTCGTGCGGCGAAAGTTTTTTCGGCATATGCGGGACATTCGGCTTTTACTATCCATAAGAAAATATACAGACAACAGTCCTTCTCCAATGAGTTGAGTAATTTTTCAATCAATGACAATCTGTCTACAAATACATTGTTCATTGTTGATGAAGCTTCCATGATTTCAAATGAGGGGCTGTCCGGTAGTGTATTCGGCACAGGACGTTTGTTGGATGACTTGGTACAATTCGTATATTCGGGGCAAGGATGCCGTCTTCTGTTGATGGGAGATACGGCACAGCTTCCCCCTGTAGGAGAGGAGTTGAGTCCGGCGCTTTTTACCGATGCGTTGAAAGGTTATGGGCTTGAAGTACGTGAGGTCGATTTGACTCAGGTAGTCCGCCAAGTACAAGAGTCCGGTATTTTGTGGAATGCTACACAGTTGAGGCAATTGATTGTGGAAGATGAATGTTACTCTTTGCCTAAGATAAAGGTGACAGGTTTTCCCGACATAAAGGTAGTGCCGGGCACGGAATTGATTGACGAACTGAACAATTGCTATGACCATGACGGAATGGACGAAACGATTGTTATTTGCCGTTCTAATAAACGCGCGAACCTATATAATAACGGAATACGTGCTCAGATTCTTTGGCGGGAAGATGAATTGAATACAGGAGATATGTTGATGGTTGCCAAGAACAACTATTACTGGACAGAGAAATATAAAGAAATGGACTTCATTGCCAATGGTGAAATTGCTATTGTCCGTCGTGTCCGTCGTACCTGCGAAATGTACGGCTTCCGTTTTGCAGAAGTCACCCTCCGGTTTCCCGACCAGAATGATTTTGAGCTGGATGCTAATTTGTTGTTGGATACTTTGCATTCAGACTCTCCTGCATTGCCGAAAGCGGATAATGACCGATTGTTCTATACGGTACTGGAAGACTATATAGATATTCCCAATAAGCGTGACCGGATGAAGAAGATGAAAGCTGACCCGTATTATAATGCGTTACAAGTAAAGTATGCCTATGCGGTGACTTGCCATAAAGCACAGGGCGGACAGTGGCAGAATGTATTCTTGGACCAGGGATATATGACGGACGAGTATCTGACTCCCGATTATTTCCGTTGGTTGTATACGGCGTTCACACGTGCGACGAAGACTTTGTATTTGGTGAATTATCCGAAGGAGCAGGTGGAATAG
- a CDS encoding BT_3987 domain-containing protein, protein MINHIKYAFLPLAVFTAGLFTSCDEELEFTADESAFLSATQINGMLLDAATNKNNSIVELRNDEQSTDIVFRLSKQPKTGVDVTITVDESYVTTYNAIHNTDFEMFPAENVTITNNGACLLAPDDTTTPGLKVTLTAFEGMEEDKTYIVPLSATSPTKSISFSEMSKHMVLLVQDCRHKANHDKGEDAVKTVIYFEVNEANPLNALEFKTASGKYFFDDVVLFAANINWDAKKQRVYISNNDNVQFLLDHNDEYLQPLRKAGMRVIISILGNHDQAGVAQLSEMGAKEFAREIAAYCRGYNLDGVAFDDEYSNDPVLSNPWLAEQSVEAGSRLMYECKKAMPEKIVSLYSLGSLYADELKIIDGVEPGQYCDYSVADYGRSEDPGIGMTLKQCAGMSIELFRDRGDTSTSTARSKKNKGYGYYMFFSPTPPKYISDEEGKDQLKYCENVCLGLYDESLIRPSYYYPKNSTVRTER, encoded by the coding sequence ATGATAAACCACATTAAATATGCTTTTTTGCCATTGGCAGTATTTACCGCAGGGCTTTTTACATCCTGTGATGAAGAACTTGAATTTACAGCAGATGAAAGCGCTTTTCTTTCTGCCACACAAATCAACGGTATGTTGCTTGATGCAGCCACTAACAAGAATAACTCAATAGTGGAACTGCGCAATGACGAACAATCAACTGATATTGTATTCCGTCTTTCTAAACAACCGAAAACGGGAGTAGATGTAACGATTACCGTAGACGAATCCTATGTAACCACCTACAATGCCATCCACAATACGGATTTCGAAATGTTTCCTGCAGAAAATGTAACAATCACCAACAACGGTGCTTGTCTGCTCGCACCGGATGACACGACAACTCCCGGTCTGAAAGTAACACTTACTGCTTTTGAAGGCATGGAAGAAGATAAAACGTACATCGTCCCATTGTCTGCAACTTCACCGACCAAAAGTATCTCATTTTCCGAAATGTCCAAACATATGGTATTGTTAGTACAGGATTGTCGTCATAAAGCCAATCATGACAAAGGAGAAGATGCTGTAAAAACCGTAATTTACTTTGAAGTGAATGAGGCAAATCCTCTTAATGCATTAGAATTCAAAACAGCCAGTGGCAAATATTTCTTTGATGACGTAGTTCTTTTTGCAGCCAATATAAACTGGGATGCCAAAAAACAACGAGTATATATATCTAACAACGATAATGTACAATTCCTACTCGACCACAATGATGAGTATCTCCAACCACTCCGCAAAGCTGGCATGAGGGTTATCATCAGCATCCTGGGAAATCATGATCAAGCAGGCGTAGCCCAACTTTCTGAAATGGGAGCCAAAGAGTTTGCCCGTGAAATAGCCGCTTATTGTCGTGGATATAACTTGGACGGTGTAGCCTTTGACGATGAATATTCGAATGATCCGGTGCTTTCCAATCCTTGGCTGGCGGAACAGTCTGTAGAAGCTGGTTCCCGCTTAATGTATGAATGTAAGAAAGCTATGCCGGAAAAGATTGTATCACTATATAGTTTGGGAAGTTTATATGCCGATGAACTAAAAATTATCGATGGAGTAGAACCCGGACAATATTGCGACTATTCCGTAGCAGATTATGGAAGATCAGAAGATCCGGGCATAGGCATGACATTGAAACAATGTGCAGGTATGTCTATTGAGCTCTTTCGGGATAGAGGAGATACAAGTACCAGCACTGCACGTTCCAAAAAGAATAAAGGATATGGTTACTATATGTTTTTCTCTCCCACTCCTCCCAAATATATTTCGGACGAAGAGGGAAAAGACCAGCTAAAATATTGCGAAAATGTTTGCTTAGGATTGTATGACGAGAGCCTTATACGTCCAAGTTATTATTATCCCAAAAACAGTACTGTTCGTACGGAACGCTAA
- a CDS encoding BACON domain-containing protein, protein MNLLKRISIVLSATLFLWGCSDSDEPVNEMNDSLSLSTNEIKINGLGGEVAVTVTSSDDWRLAGTYDWAHPSATSGKSGDEVTFTIDPNSLDEIRTATFKFFVGSTVVPLQVECPPVYAVDLLTDQKIDLPRKKSDVSIKFESNVSDFTITYSDDSKEWLTLEKQSEFIGKTTLLFSVAENETYKIRSADVTLESPLLDEPIVVNITQACVPYFTITPSETSQKYDLSEQTISFTVESNLEYTPSVVSGAEWITNQTISKQQTDDRGITTSTLSYKLLAASNARVGSVRVENSLKNAEISIIQADPNTPVASISNWVIAEYAETNGWLVRLADNEYIITEDGMKATEFTCTKTVNDLNGLEYFPNLTTIQIKGSSDLEKVDISKLHKVTLLTITNTATIYMKEFNFGDNPITSFDLLSARYFGSGCEDLVFISDNLQAINMKVQRPGSDYVERIDLTQCPVLHTFKFNGEYVETLYLKPDQTIPNLELATEYKIERK, encoded by the coding sequence ATGAATCTATTAAAAAGAATATCGATAGTATTGTCAGCAACCCTCTTTCTGTGGGGTTGCTCTGATAGCGACGAACCGGTAAATGAAATGAATGACTCGCTTTCATTATCAACAAATGAAATAAAAATAAACGGTTTAGGAGGCGAAGTTGCCGTAACCGTCACAAGTTCGGACGACTGGAGATTAGCAGGCACATACGACTGGGCACATCCATCAGCTACATCAGGAAAAAGTGGAGACGAAGTTACATTCACCATTGATCCCAACTCGTTGGATGAAATCCGCACTGCAACTTTCAAATTCTTCGTTGGTTCTACAGTAGTCCCCCTGCAAGTGGAATGTCCCCCAGTATATGCTGTAGACTTACTAACCGACCAAAAAATCGATTTGCCCCGAAAGAAAAGTGATGTGTCTATCAAGTTTGAAAGTAATGTTTCCGATTTTACCATTACTTACAGCGATGACAGCAAGGAGTGGCTGACATTAGAAAAACAAAGCGAATTTATCGGTAAAACAACACTATTGTTCTCCGTTGCCGAAAACGAGACATACAAAATCCGTTCAGCCGACGTTACTTTGGAAAGTCCGCTTCTTGACGAACCGATAGTAGTAAATATCACACAAGCCTGTGTACCTTACTTTACAATCACCCCGTCAGAGACATCGCAGAAATATGATTTATCGGAACAAACTATTTCCTTCACGGTAGAAAGTAATCTTGAGTATACGCCTTCAGTTGTAAGCGGCGCAGAATGGATTACTAATCAAACGATTTCCAAGCAGCAAACAGATGACAGAGGTATAACAACCAGCACATTATCCTACAAACTTTTGGCTGCTTCAAATGCTAGAGTCGGTTCTGTCCGTGTGGAAAACAGTTTGAAAAATGCAGAAATCAGCATCATCCAAGCAGATCCGAATACACCAGTTGCATCTATTTCAAACTGGGTTATCGCAGAATATGCCGAAACAAACGGATGGCTAGTGAGATTAGCCGACAATGAATACATCATTACAGAAGACGGAATGAAGGCAACCGAATTTACCTGTACAAAAACGGTAAATGACCTCAACGGATTGGAATATTTCCCCAACCTGACTACCATACAGATAAAAGGTAGCAGTGATTTAGAAAAAGTAGACATATCCAAGTTGCATAAAGTAACGTTACTGACAATTACAAATACTGCCACTATTTATATGAAAGAATTCAATTTTGGAGATAATCCGATCACTTCATTTGATTTATTATCCGCCAGATATTTCGGTTCCGGTTGTGAGGATTTAGTGTTTATCAGTGACAATCTCCAAGCAATCAACATGAAAGTACAACGTCCAGGTAGCGATTATGTCGAACGCATTGACCTGACTCAATGTCCGGTATTGCACACTTTCAAATTTAATGGAGAATATGTAGAGACTCTTTACTTAAAACCTGACCAAACTATCCCAAACTTGGAACTTGCTACCGAATACAAAATTGAACGTAAATGA
- the cls gene encoding cardiolipin synthase yields the protein MIDWNYILSQIATVAFDILYFGAIIGTIVIIILDNRNPVKTMAWILILLFLPIVGLVFYFFFGRSQRRERIIGQKSYDRLLKKPMAEYLAQDCSEVQYEYSRLIQLFQHTNQAFPFEGNRVAVYTEGYTKLQSLLRELQKAKQHIHMEYYIFEDDAIGRLVRDVLIEKASQGVEVRVIYDDVGCWHVPNRFFEEMRNAGIEVRSFLKVRFPLFTSRVNYRNHRKIVVIDGCVGFVGGMNLAERYMRGFSWGIWRDTHIMLEGKAVHGLQTAFLLDWYFVDRTLITASRYFPKIDSCGSSLVQIVTSEPIGPWKEIMQGLTVAITNAKKYFYMQTPYFLPTEQILAAMQTAALSGVDIRLMLPERADNRITHLGSRSYLADVMQAGVKVYFYKKGFLHSKLMVSDDLLSTVGSTNVDFRSFEHNFEVNAFMYDVNTALEMKEIFLQDQRESTQIFLKNWVKRSWRQKAAESIIRLLAPLL from the coding sequence ATGATTGATTGGAACTATATACTCAGCCAAATAGCAACAGTGGCTTTTGATATTCTTTATTTCGGAGCCATTATTGGTACGATTGTCATTATCATTCTTGACAACCGTAATCCTGTTAAGACTATGGCATGGATACTGATATTACTTTTCCTTCCTATCGTAGGTCTTGTCTTCTATTTTTTCTTTGGTCGAAGCCAACGTCGCGAACGCATTATCGGTCAGAAGAGTTACGACCGTTTACTAAAGAAGCCGATGGCGGAATATCTGGCTCAGGATTGTTCGGAAGTCCAATATGAATATTCCCGTCTTATCCAACTGTTTCAGCATACCAACCAAGCATTCCCTTTTGAAGGCAATCGCGTAGCTGTCTATACCGAAGGTTATACGAAACTGCAATCATTATTGCGTGAACTCCAGAAAGCGAAGCAGCATATCCATATGGAATATTACATCTTTGAGGATGACGCTATCGGACGTTTGGTCAGGGATGTATTGATTGAAAAGGCTTCTCAAGGAGTTGAAGTACGAGTGATTTACGACGATGTAGGATGCTGGCATGTCCCCAATCGTTTTTTTGAAGAAATGCGTAATGCGGGTATTGAGGTACGTAGCTTCTTGAAGGTACGTTTTCCCTTATTTACCAGTAGAGTGAATTACCGAAACCATAGAAAAATTGTTGTTATTGACGGGTGTGTAGGCTTTGTGGGTGGAATGAATCTCGCAGAACGTTATATGCGTGGTTTCTCTTGGGGGATTTGGCGTGATACACATATCATGCTGGAAGGCAAAGCAGTACATGGCTTACAAACAGCCTTCCTGCTCGATTGGTACTTTGTAGACCGTACGCTGATAACAGCATCCCGTTATTTCCCGAAGATTGACTCTTGTGGTAGCTCATTGGTGCAGATTGTCACCAGTGAACCTATCGGACCTTGGAAGGAAATCATGCAGGGACTGACCGTAGCAATAACCAATGCCAAGAAGTATTTCTATATGCAGACACCCTATTTCTTGCCGACAGAGCAAATACTGGCTGCTATGCAGACAGCAGCTTTGTCTGGAGTGGATATACGTCTCATGTTGCCTGAACGTGCCGACAACAGGATTACCCATCTTGGTTCCCGTTCCTATCTGGCGGACGTGATGCAGGCAGGTGTGAAAGTTTATTTCTATAAGAAAGGATTTTTGCATTCCAAACTTATGGTTTCGGATGATCTGCTTTCTACGGTCGGTTCTACCAATGTAGACTTCCGCAGTTTTGAGCATAACTTTGAAGTGAATGCTTTTATGTATGATGTGAATACAGCACTCGAAATGAAAGAAATATTCCTTCAAGACCAGCGTGAGAGCACACAGATATTTTTGAAGAACTGGGTTAAACGTTCGTGGAGACAAAAGGCAGCGGAGTCTATCATACGTTTATTAGCTCCGCTACTCTAA
- a CDS encoding RsmD family RNA methyltransferase codes for MRVISGIYKRRRFDVPRTFKARPTTDFAKENLFNVLNNYIDFEEGITALDLFAGTGSISIELVSRGCDRVISIEKEPAHHSFITKIMKEVQTDKCLPIRGDVFKFIKSSHEQFDFIFADPPYALKELETIPELIFQNNLLKEGGLFVLEHGKDNNFEENPHFIERRVYGSVNFSLFR; via the coding sequence ATGCGAGTAATCAGCGGTATATACAAACGAAGAAGATTTGACGTGCCACGAACATTTAAAGCACGCCCCACAACAGATTTCGCCAAAGAGAATCTGTTTAACGTACTCAATAACTATATTGATTTTGAAGAAGGAATAACTGCACTTGACTTGTTTGCCGGAACCGGAAGTATAAGTATCGAACTCGTTTCCCGGGGATGCGACCGCGTTATCAGTATTGAGAAAGAGCCTGCTCACCACTCATTCATCACAAAAATCATGAAAGAGGTGCAGACAGACAAATGCCTGCCGATACGGGGAGATGTATTCAAGTTTATCAAGAGCAGCCATGAACAGTTCGATTTTATCTTTGCTGATCCGCCTTATGCGTTAAAGGAACTGGAAACAATACCCGAGCTTATCTTTCAAAACAACCTTCTCAAAGAAGGAGGATTGTTTGTACTGGAACACGGAAAAGATAATAACTTCGAAGAGAATCCGCACTTCATCGAAAGAAGAGTGTATGGAAGTGTAAACTTCTCCCTTTTCCGATAA
- a CDS encoding TonB-dependent receptor has protein sequence MKRFFAGVVLMLCTLSIFAQNKVITVSGRVVESDSKEPAAQATVQLLSLPDSAYAAGIASSNQGWFTLPKVKAGKYVLKVSYIGFRTKLVPVQLAANAPDKKLGTITLEPDAVMLKEAVITAEAPQVTVKEDTLEYNSAAYRTPEGAMLEELVKKLPGAEIDDDGNVKINGKEVKKIMVDGKEFFGGDVKTGLKNLPVNMIDKLKTYDKKSDLARVTGIDDGEEETVLDLKVKKGMNQGWFGNASVAGGTEDRYGSNLMLNRFVDNSQFSLIGSANNVNDQGFSGGGGPRFRNSNGLTATKMIGANFATQTEKLELGGSARYNYSDRDAISTNYSELFLQDGNSSYSNSTNKNRNKNMNFNADFRLEWKPDTLTNIIFRPNVSYGKSKGYSISESGTFDEDPFNLVADPNKFLNKDVWGSSKDPLESSNDPLDRIRVNASNSESASESNSLSANASLQVNRRLNSMGRNITFRGTFGYGDNDSESFSESLTHYFKTGNSDVRKQYITSPTKNYDYTTELTYNEPIAKATFLQFRYKFQYRYSESDRSTYSLIPETEKNQDWFWNFGDGLPEGYEANKDMNLSKYAQYKYYNHDINAGMNIIREKYRFNFGMSLQPQNTRLDYKKAEIDTVVKRNVFNFAPNVDFRYRFSKVSQLRFTYRGRASQPSMENLLDVTDDSNPLRITKGNPGLKPSFTHSMRLFYNTYNADKQRGMMAHANFNMTQNKITNATIYNQTTGGTISQPENINGYWTAMGMFGFNTALKDKRFTINSFSRANYTNDVSFLYNEGTKVNDKNTSTSLTLAENLNGTFRNDWFEFTINGSINYNFERNKLNPDTNQEPYTFGYGASTNVSLPWNMTLSTNITNNSRRGYRDASMNRNELIWNAQIAQNFLKGNAATISFEVYDILKQQSNISRSLTADMRSVSEYNGVNSYCMLRFSYRLNVFGNKEARGNMRQGGFDGGGHRGPRGPHGGGPTRMMRF, from the coding sequence ATGAAGAGATTTTTTGCAGGGGTGGTGTTGATGCTATGCACCCTCTCAATTTTCGCACAGAATAAGGTGATTACCGTTTCGGGACGTGTTGTGGAATCCGACTCAAAGGAACCCGCGGCACAGGCTACTGTCCAATTGTTGTCATTGCCCGATAGTGCTTATGCTGCTGGTATAGCCAGTAGTAATCAAGGTTGGTTTACTCTCCCTAAAGTGAAAGCCGGGAAATATGTGTTGAAGGTTTCCTATATCGGCTTCCGTACTAAACTTGTACCGGTTCAACTGGCTGCCAATGCACCCGACAAGAAGTTGGGAACGATCACGTTGGAACCGGATGCTGTTATGCTGAAAGAAGCAGTGATTACTGCCGAGGCTCCCCAAGTGACGGTAAAGGAAGATACATTAGAATATAACTCGGCTGCTTATCGTACTCCTGAAGGTGCCATGCTCGAAGAATTGGTGAAGAAGCTTCCGGGAGCCGAGATTGATGATGACGGTAATGTCAAAATCAATGGTAAGGAAGTGAAGAAGATTATGGTGGACGGTAAAGAATTCTTTGGCGGTGACGTGAAAACAGGATTGAAGAATCTACCGGTGAACATGATTGACAAACTGAAAACGTATGATAAAAAATCGGACTTGGCGCGCGTCACTGGAATAGACGACGGGGAAGAAGAAACAGTCCTCGACTTGAAAGTGAAAAAAGGAATGAATCAAGGTTGGTTTGGTAATGCAAGTGTTGCTGGTGGTACGGAAGACCGCTATGGAAGCAACTTGATGCTGAACCGATTTGTCGATAATAGTCAGTTCTCTTTGATTGGTTCGGCAAATAACGTGAACGACCAGGGGTTTTCCGGTGGTGGCGGACCGCGTTTCAGGAATAGTAATGGTCTGACTGCTACCAAGATGATTGGAGCTAACTTTGCCACTCAGACGGAGAAGTTAGAGTTAGGTGGTAGTGCCCGCTATAATTATAGCGACCGCGATGCAATATCTACAAACTATTCGGAACTTTTTTTGCAGGATGGAAACTCTTCTTATTCTAATTCCACTAATAAGAACCGTAATAAGAATATGAACTTTAATGCTGATTTCCGCTTGGAATGGAAACCGGATACATTGACTAATATCATTTTCCGACCAAATGTTTCCTATGGGAAATCTAAAGGGTATTCTATTTCTGAATCGGGTACTTTCGATGAAGATCCGTTCAACTTGGTGGCTGATCCTAATAAGTTTTTGAATAAAGATGTATGGGGAAGTAGTAAGGACCCATTAGAAAGTAGTAATGACCCATTAGATCGAATTCGTGTTAATGCCAGCAACAGCGAGTCTGCGTCTGAAAGTAATAGCTTGTCTGCCAACGCCTCTTTGCAGGTGAATAGGAGGTTGAATAGTATGGGGCGAAATATAACTTTTCGTGGGACGTTTGGTTATGGAGATAATGATAGTGAGTCATTTAGTGAGTCTTTGACTCACTATTTCAAAACAGGGAATAGTGATGTACGTAAACAATACATAACTTCTCCAACCAAGAATTACGATTATACAACTGAATTAACTTATAATGAACCGATTGCGAAAGCTACTTTCTTGCAGTTCCGTTATAAGTTCCAATATAGATATAGTGAGAGTGACAGAAGTACATACAGCTTGATTCCAGAAACAGAAAAAAATCAAGATTGGTTTTGGAATTTCGGTGACGGGCTACCTGAAGGCTACGAAGCTAATAAAGATATGAATTTGAGTAAATATGCTCAGTATAAATATTATAACCATGATATTAATGCAGGGATGAATATTATCCGAGAGAAATACAGATTTAACTTTGGAATGTCCTTACAACCACAAAATACTAGACTAGATTACAAAAAAGCAGAAATAGATACAGTAGTAAAAAGAAATGTGTTCAATTTCGCTCCTAATGTTGATTTCCGTTATCGGTTCTCTAAAGTGAGCCAGTTACGTTTTACGTATCGGGGACGTGCGAGTCAGCCGAGTATGGAAAACCTGTTGGATGTAACCGATGATTCGAATCCGCTGAGAATCACTAAAGGTAATCCGGGGTTGAAACCGTCTTTCACTCACTCTATGCGTTTGTTCTATAATACTTATAATGCAGACAAGCAGCGTGGAATGATGGCACATGCTAATTTTAATATGACTCAAAACAAAATCACTAATGCTACCATTTATAATCAGACGACTGGTGGAACAATCTCACAGCCAGAAAATATTAATGGTTATTGGACTGCCATGGGTATGTTTGGGTTCAATACAGCTTTGAAAGACAAGCGTTTCACAATCAATTCTTTTTCACGTGCAAACTATACGAACGATGTATCTTTCCTTTATAATGAAGGTACCAAGGTGAATGATAAGAATACAAGTACATCACTGACTTTAGCAGAGAATCTGAATGGAACATTCCGTAATGATTGGTTTGAGTTTACTATCAATGGTTCAATCAACTATAATTTTGAACGTAATAAGTTGAACCCGGACACTAATCAGGAACCTTATACTTTTGGATATGGTGCCAGTACCAATGTCTCTTTGCCTTGGAATATGACGTTGTCTACCAATATAACCAACAATTCACGTCGTGGCTATCGTGATGCCAGTATGAATAGAAACGAACTTATCTGGAATGCTCAGATTGCCCAGAACTTCTTGAAGGGAAATGCTGCGACCATCAGCTTTGAAGTCTATGATATTTTGAAACAGCAATCAAATATCAGCCGTTCATTGACTGCTGATATGCGTTCTGTTTCTGAATATAACGGAGTCAACAGCTATTGTATGCTTCGCTTCTCTTACCGTCTGAATGTTTTCGGTAATAAGGAAGCGCGTGGAAATATGCGTCAAGGTGGTTTTGACGGTGGAGGTCATCGCGGTCCGCGTGGACCTCACGGTGGCGGTCCAACTCGGATGATGCGTTTTTAA